A window of the Motilibacter rhizosphaerae genome harbors these coding sequences:
- a CDS encoding IclR family transcriptional regulator yields the protein MPVRAAPAPAATAVLRILGHLARQAAPVPAASLARALGMPRSSVYRLLAVLEEDGWVIRFPETRAYGLGVAAFELSQGYLRQAPLARTGRPVLAALVDRARESAHLAVLEGRDVVYLVEERAPRRPPLVTDVGVRLPAHLTATGRAMLAALPAAQVRALFGDVRTLPLRGAKGLGTYAALRRELTAVRARGYAVEDGEVTEGLASVAVAVRDRSGWPAAALAVTYPAGVGEDGRAALVRAVEVHAQEFSRRLFGAAP from the coding sequence GTGCCGGTCCGCGCAGCCCCCGCCCCTGCGGCGACGGCCGTCCTGCGCATCCTCGGCCACCTCGCCCGGCAGGCCGCGCCGGTGCCGGCCGCATCGCTCGCCCGCGCGCTCGGCATGCCCCGCTCGTCGGTCTACCGGCTGCTCGCCGTGCTCGAGGAGGACGGCTGGGTCATCCGCTTCCCCGAGACCCGGGCCTACGGCCTCGGCGTCGCGGCCTTCGAGCTGTCCCAGGGCTACCTGCGCCAGGCGCCCCTGGCGCGTACGGGCCGGCCGGTCCTCGCCGCCCTCGTCGACCGCGCCCGCGAGTCCGCGCACCTCGCGGTCCTCGAGGGCCGCGACGTCGTCTACCTCGTCGAGGAGCGCGCGCCGCGGCGCCCGCCACTGGTGACCGACGTCGGCGTCCGGCTGCCGGCGCACCTCACCGCCACCGGCCGGGCGATGCTCGCCGCCCTGCCGGCGGCGCAGGTCCGCGCGCTCTTCGGCGACGTGCGCACGCTGCCGCTGCGGGGAGCGAAGGGCCTCGGCACGTACGCCGCGCTGCGCCGCGAGCTCACCGCCGTGCGCGCCCGCGGGTACGCGGTCGAGGACGGCGAGGTCACCGAGGGCCTCGCCAGCGTGGCGGTCGCGGTCCGCGACCGGTCGGGGTGGCCGGCCGCGGCCCTCGCCGTCACGTACCCGGCTGGGGTCGGGGAGGACGGGCGCGCAGCCCTCGTGCGCGCGGTCGAGGTCCACGCGCAGGAGTTCTCGCGGCGGCTCTTCGGCGCTGCGCCCTGA
- the hutU gene encoding urocanate hydratase yields the protein MTTEDTPRAVRAPRGTTLRAKSWQTEAPLRMLMNNLDPEVAERPQDLVVYGGTGRAARSWAAYDAIVRTLETLDADETLLVQSGKPVGVFRTHEWAPRVLIANSNLVGDWATWPEFRRLEHLGLTMYGQMTAGSWIYIGTQGILQGTYETFAAVADKRFGGSLAGTLTLTGGAGGMGGAQPLAVTMNGGAVIVVDVDATRLQRRCEHGYLDEVADDLDDAISRATRAKEERRALSVGLVGNAATVFPEILTRGVAVDIVTDQTSAHDPLSYLPEGVGVEEWHDLAAKDPEEFTLRARASMAKHVEAMVGFQDAGAEVFDYGNSIREEARLGGFERAFAFPGFVPAYIRPLFCEGKGPFRWAALSGDPADIAATDGAILELFPEDEHLRRWITAAGEKVHFEGLPARICWLGYQERHRAGLRFNEMVASGELSAPVVIGRDHLDSGSVASPYRETEAMADGSDAIADWPLLNALLNTASGATWVSIHHGGGVGIGRSIHAGQVIVADGTPLAAEKIARVLVNDPGTGVMRHVDAGYERAEEVARERGLRVPMQES from the coding sequence ATGACGACCGAGGACACCCCCCGCGCCGTCCGCGCCCCGCGCGGCACGACCCTGCGCGCGAAGAGCTGGCAGACCGAGGCTCCGCTGCGGATGCTGATGAACAACCTCGACCCCGAGGTCGCCGAGCGGCCGCAGGACCTCGTCGTCTACGGCGGTACGGGCCGCGCGGCGCGCAGCTGGGCGGCGTACGACGCGATCGTGCGCACGCTCGAGACGCTCGACGCCGACGAGACCCTGCTGGTGCAGTCCGGCAAGCCGGTCGGGGTCTTCCGCACGCACGAGTGGGCGCCACGCGTGCTCATCGCGAACTCCAACCTCGTGGGCGACTGGGCGACCTGGCCCGAGTTCCGCCGGCTGGAGCACCTCGGGCTGACGATGTACGGCCAGATGACCGCGGGCTCGTGGATCTACATCGGCACGCAGGGCATCCTCCAGGGGACGTACGAGACCTTCGCCGCCGTGGCGGACAAGCGCTTCGGCGGCTCGCTCGCCGGCACCCTCACCCTGACCGGGGGAGCGGGCGGCATGGGCGGCGCGCAGCCCCTCGCGGTCACGATGAACGGCGGCGCCGTCATCGTCGTGGACGTCGACGCGACCCGGCTGCAGCGGCGCTGCGAGCACGGCTACCTCGACGAGGTGGCGGACGACCTCGACGACGCGATCTCCCGTGCCACCAGGGCCAAGGAGGAGCGCCGCGCGCTCTCCGTCGGCCTCGTCGGCAACGCGGCGACCGTCTTCCCGGAGATCCTCACCCGCGGGGTCGCGGTCGACATCGTCACCGACCAGACCAGCGCGCACGACCCGCTGAGCTACCTGCCCGAGGGCGTGGGCGTCGAGGAGTGGCACGACCTCGCGGCGAAGGACCCGGAGGAGTTCACGCTGCGGGCGCGCGCTTCCATGGCCAAGCACGTCGAGGCGATGGTCGGCTTCCAGGACGCCGGCGCGGAGGTCTTCGACTACGGCAACTCCATCCGCGAGGAGGCGCGGCTCGGCGGCTTCGAGCGGGCCTTCGCTTTCCCCGGCTTCGTGCCGGCGTACATCCGCCCGCTCTTCTGCGAGGGCAAGGGCCCCTTCCGCTGGGCGGCGCTGTCCGGCGACCCCGCCGACATCGCGGCCACCGACGGCGCGATCCTCGAGCTCTTCCCGGAGGACGAGCACCTGCGCCGCTGGATCACGGCGGCGGGCGAGAAGGTCCACTTCGAGGGGCTGCCGGCGCGCATCTGCTGGCTCGGCTACCAGGAGCGGCACCGCGCAGGTCTGCGCTTCAACGAGATGGTGGCCTCGGGCGAGCTCTCCGCCCCCGTCGTCATCGGCCGCGACCACCTCGACTCCGGCTCCGTGGCCTCGCCGTACCGCGAGACCGAGGCGATGGCCGACGGTTCCGACGCGATCGCCGACTGGCCGCTGCTCAACGCCCTGCTCAACACGGCGTCGGGTGCCACCTGGGTCTCGATCCACCACGGCGGCGGCGTGGGCATCGGGCGCTCCATCCACGCCGGGCAGGTGATCGTCGCGGACGGGACTCCGCTGGCCGCGGAGAAGATCGCCCGGGTCCTGGTCAACGACCCCGGCACGGGCGTGATGCGCCACGTCGACGCGGGCTACGAGCGCGCCGAGGAGGTCGCCCGCGAGCGGGGGCTGCGCGTGCCGATGCAGGAGTCGTGA
- a CDS encoding HNH endonuclease signature motif containing protein, whose amino-acid sequence MPVRPVPGVVALPGPGLPFARALEQVAVGPVLLSLVRQLSADEGLLRSWALAGEPALPSTSTEGEGLTSARAESVVLGDARLAIVQACARLESAVAALKATAVAAAYGQITAATAETVPGAGRGGGAEASARAEMALALRMTERGTAAMVDGALLLTSRHPGTRWLLTEGHLSPAHARVVVDEASVLADESIPALEAVVLRRAPERTVSELRRDLRRAVAKLDPRGAAERHADAVQQRAVRITSLPDGMAEIRALLTADEAQVVSGALDRIARDLPTVDRGFGAMAGCRADALVAVCSVLLDPTADGDFLPALRRTAAPVAVQVQISAATLLGLNEDPAHLMGHGPIPADLGRLLASDGTWQLAITDPDGRLLDLHRLRYQPTAAQRARVAALWLHCGHPTCSVPATRCDVDHTVPFNHDQPDDPGGGHTTCRNLCPRCRLHHNLKTWWGWTTTPMEDGTIAHRTPLGRIYEARPEPQPCAA is encoded by the coding sequence TTGCCAGTCCGTCCGGTGCCCGGGGTCGTCGCGCTGCCCGGTCCGGGGCTGCCGTTCGCGCGGGCGCTCGAGCAGGTCGCCGTGGGGCCGGTGCTGCTGTCGCTCGTGCGGCAGTTGAGCGCGGACGAGGGGCTGCTGCGGTCATGGGCCCTGGCCGGCGAACCGGCTCTGCCCTCGACGTCGACGGAGGGTGAGGGGCTCACCTCGGCCAGGGCCGAGTCCGTGGTCCTCGGCGACGCGCGGCTCGCGATCGTGCAGGCCTGCGCGCGGCTGGAGAGCGCGGTCGCCGCGCTCAAGGCGACCGCGGTCGCAGCGGCCTACGGGCAGATCACCGCCGCGACAGCAGAGACGGTGCCAGGCGCTGGTCGTGGTGGTGGCGCAGAGGCGTCCGCGCGGGCGGAGATGGCGCTCGCGCTGCGGATGACCGAGCGCGGTACCGCCGCGATGGTGGACGGCGCGCTGCTGCTGACGAGCCGCCACCCGGGTACGCGGTGGCTGCTCACCGAGGGCCACCTCTCCCCCGCCCACGCCCGGGTGGTGGTCGACGAGGCGTCCGTGCTGGCCGACGAGTCCATCCCAGCGCTCGAGGCGGTGGTGCTGCGCCGCGCCCCGGAGCGGACCGTCAGCGAGCTGCGCCGCGACCTGCGCCGCGCGGTCGCCAAGCTCGACCCCCGCGGCGCGGCGGAGCGGCACGCCGACGCCGTGCAGCAGCGCGCCGTCCGGATCACCTCGCTGCCCGACGGGATGGCGGAGATCCGTGCCCTGCTCACCGCCGACGAGGCGCAGGTCGTGAGCGGCGCGCTCGACCGGATCGCCCGCGACCTGCCCACCGTCGACCGCGGGTTCGGGGCAATGGCCGGGTGCCGCGCCGATGCCCTGGTCGCGGTCTGCTCGGTCCTGCTCGACCCGACCGCCGACGGCGACTTCCTGCCAGCCCTGAGAAGGACGGCGGCGCCGGTCGCGGTGCAGGTGCAGATCTCCGCCGCCACCCTCCTCGGCCTCAACGAGGACCCCGCCCACTTGATGGGCCACGGCCCGATCCCCGCCGACCTCGGCCGCCTCCTCGCCTCCGACGGGACCTGGCAGCTCGCCATCACCGACCCCGACGGACGGCTCCTCGACCTCCACAGGCTTCGCTACCAACCAACAGCCGCCCAGCGCGCACGGGTAGCCGCGCTGTGGCTGCACTGCGGGCACCCCACCTGCTCCGTGCCCGCCACGCGATGCGACGTCGACCACACCGTCCCGTTCAACCACGACCAACCGGACGATCCGGGCGGCGGGCACACCACCTGCCGCAACCTCTGCCCCCGCTGCCGGCTCCACCACAACCTCAAGACCTGGTGGGGTTGGACCACCACACCAATGGAGGACGGCACCATCGCCCACCGCACCCCACTCGGCCGGATCTACGAAGCACGACCAGAACCCCAACCCTGCGCCGCCTGA
- a CDS encoding GNAT family N-acetyltransferase, with protein MAVEVEQDEAGARFVARVDGADAGLLAYRVDGTTWDLRHTEVSPEHEGHGVGSALVRAALTAVREQGGSVVPSCPFVRSWLERHPDEQDLVRG; from the coding sequence ATGGCGGTCGAGGTCGAGCAGGACGAGGCAGGGGCGCGGTTCGTCGCGCGCGTCGACGGCGCGGACGCGGGGCTGCTCGCGTACCGCGTCGACGGCACGACCTGGGACCTGCGGCACACGGAGGTCTCCCCGGAGCACGAGGGGCACGGCGTGGGGAGCGCACTGGTGCGGGCAGCGCTGACCGCGGTCCGCGAGCAGGGCGGCAGCGTGGTGCCGAGCTGCCCGTTCGTCCGGTCGTGGCTCGAGCGCCACCCCGACGAGCAGGACCTCGTCCGGGGCTGA
- a CDS encoding NAD(P)-dependent oxidoreductase produces the protein MTTTAILGAGLMGAAMAARLAEQGHDVRLWNRTADKARAAAGDGVTAVESLADALAGAQVAITMLRDGDAVEEVVRAALPQLRDGRVVWVQASTVGVEAADRLRGLADDAGVAVLDAPVSGSTSPARQGSLTWLVGGPAAAVEQARPVLDDLGTVVHVGVGQEGSRLKLLLNLWMASATVAMADALSGADALGVPRDALLGVLDGGPLGMPYALLKAGMMGEHAYPAGFPVDLALKDVRLALDALGSAPLARVVEERLAAASEQGHGRDDLAAVAEV, from the coding sequence ATGACGACGACAGCGATCCTCGGCGCCGGGCTCATGGGCGCGGCCATGGCCGCCCGCCTCGCGGAGCAGGGCCACGACGTACGCCTCTGGAACCGCACCGCGGACAAGGCCCGCGCGGCAGCGGGGGACGGGGTGACGGCGGTGGAGTCCCTCGCCGACGCGCTCGCGGGGGCGCAGGTCGCCATCACGATGCTGCGCGACGGCGACGCCGTCGAGGAGGTCGTCCGCGCGGCGCTCCCGCAGCTGCGCGACGGCCGCGTCGTGTGGGTCCAGGCCAGCACCGTCGGGGTGGAGGCGGCGGACCGGCTGCGCGGCCTGGCGGACGACGCCGGCGTCGCCGTGCTCGACGCGCCCGTCTCCGGCTCCACGTCACCGGCGCGGCAGGGCTCGCTCACCTGGCTCGTGGGCGGCCCGGCAGCCGCGGTCGAGCAGGCGCGCCCCGTGCTCGACGACCTCGGCACCGTCGTGCACGTCGGGGTGGGGCAGGAGGGCTCGCGCCTCAAGCTGCTGCTGAACCTCTGGATGGCCTCGGCGACGGTCGCCATGGCGGACGCGCTCTCCGGTGCCGACGCGCTCGGCGTCCCGCGCGACGCGCTCCTCGGCGTGCTCGACGGCGGGCCCCTCGGCATGCCGTACGCGCTGCTGAAGGCCGGGATGATGGGCGAGCACGCGTACCCCGCGGGCTTCCCGGTCGACCTCGCGCTCAAGGACGTGCGGCTGGCGCTCGACGCGCTCGGCTCGGCGCCGCTCGCCCGGGTCGTGGAGGAGCGGCTCGCCGCCGCCTCCGAGCAGGGCCACGGGCGCGACGACCTCGCTGCGGTGGCAGAGGTCTGA
- the hutH gene encoding histidine ammonia-lyase, with amino-acid sequence MAAVVAAGVVRVGEQPLTVGDVVAVARHGVRVELDESALQAMASSRTVIDAAADDGVAHYGISTGFGALATTYIPRERRVQLQQSLVRSHAAGTGAEVEREVVRALMLLRLQTLATGRTGVRPATAAAYAALLDAGITPVVREYGSLGCSGDLAPLAHCALALMGEGDVRDADGRLTSAAEALAAAGLEPVTLLEKEGLALINGTDGMLGQLALALHDLEDLLQVADIAAAMSVEALLGTDAAFADDLMRLRPHPGQQASAANLRALLADSGVMASHRGPECTRVQDAYSLRCSPQVHGAARDTVDHARAVASRELSSAVDNPVVTADGRVESNGNFHGAPVAYVLDFLAIAVADLASISERRTDRSLDRTRNQGLPGFLAHEAGVDSGLMIAQYAAAGIVSELKRLAAPASVDSIPSSAMQEDHVSMGWAAARKLRRAVDGLARVLAVEVLAASRALDLRAPLQPSPATGAVAAAVREVAGGPGPDRFLSPEIEAVVDLVVSGELVRAAAGVTGPLQ; translated from the coding sequence ATGGCAGCGGTCGTGGCAGCAGGAGTGGTCCGGGTCGGCGAGCAGCCGCTGACGGTCGGGGACGTCGTCGCGGTCGCCCGCCACGGCGTACGCGTCGAGCTCGACGAGTCCGCATTGCAAGCCATGGCGTCCTCGCGCACCGTGATCGACGCCGCGGCCGACGACGGGGTCGCGCACTACGGCATCTCCACCGGCTTCGGGGCGCTCGCCACGACGTACATCCCGCGCGAGCGGCGCGTGCAGCTCCAGCAGAGCCTCGTCCGCTCGCACGCCGCCGGCACGGGGGCCGAGGTGGAGCGCGAGGTCGTGCGCGCGCTCATGCTGCTGCGCCTCCAGACGCTGGCGACGGGCCGTACCGGCGTGCGTCCCGCGACTGCCGCGGCGTACGCCGCCCTCCTCGACGCCGGCATCACGCCGGTCGTCCGTGAGTACGGCAGCCTCGGCTGCTCCGGCGACCTAGCCCCGCTGGCCCACTGCGCGCTGGCGCTGATGGGCGAGGGGGACGTGCGGGACGCGGACGGGCGGCTCACCTCCGCGGCCGAGGCGCTCGCAGCGGCCGGGCTCGAGCCCGTCACCCTGCTGGAGAAGGAGGGCCTCGCCCTCATCAACGGCACGGACGGCATGCTCGGGCAGCTCGCGCTCGCGCTGCACGACCTCGAGGACCTGCTGCAGGTGGCCGACATCGCGGCGGCGATGAGCGTGGAAGCCCTGCTGGGCACGGACGCGGCGTTCGCCGACGACCTCATGCGACTGCGGCCGCACCCCGGCCAGCAGGCCTCCGCCGCGAACCTGCGGGCGCTGCTGGCGGACTCCGGCGTCATGGCGAGCCACCGCGGACCGGAGTGCACGCGGGTGCAGGACGCGTACTCCCTGCGCTGCTCGCCGCAGGTGCACGGCGCCGCCCGCGACACCGTCGACCACGCCCGGGCGGTCGCGTCGCGCGAGCTGTCCTCCGCGGTCGACAACCCGGTCGTCACCGCGGACGGCCGGGTCGAGTCGAACGGCAACTTCCACGGCGCCCCCGTCGCCTACGTCCTCGACTTCCTCGCCATCGCGGTCGCCGACCTCGCGAGCATCTCCGAGCGGCGTACGGACCGGTCCCTCGACCGCACGCGCAACCAGGGCCTGCCGGGCTTCCTCGCCCACGAGGCGGGCGTCGACTCCGGCCTGATGATCGCGCAGTACGCCGCGGCCGGCATCGTCTCGGAGTTGAAGCGCCTGGCAGCACCGGCTTCCGTGGACTCCATCCCGTCCTCCGCCATGCAGGAGGACCACGTCTCCATGGGCTGGGCCGCGGCGCGCAAGCTGCGCCGCGCGGTCGACGGCCTCGCGCGGGTGCTGGCGGTCGAGGTCCTCGCCGCGAGCCGCGCCCTCGACCTGCGCGCACCGCTGCAGCCCTCGCCCGCCACGGGCGCCGTCGCCGCGGCGGTGCGCGAGGTGGCCGGAGGCCCTGGCCCTGACCGCTTCCTCTCACCGGAGATCGAGGCGGTCGTCGACCTCGTCGTCTCCGGTGAGCTCGTCCGCGCCGCGGCCGGCGTGACCGGCCCGCTCCAGTAG